Part of the Sulfurovum sp. TSL6 genome, TCTAAGAGAAAAGAAAAAAGGCGTACCCTAGCTTTAGGATACGCCTTGCTTTTTTTATTCACAATATATTAAAATGAACCACCAAGATATGCATCCCAGTGTCCAGAATTATCTGGTATTCCTGAGCCAGCTTGATCTACTGGTGCAGGATGATGTGCCATAGCGCTTGAAGCTAAACCGATTGTTAGAAGTAAGATTGCTGTAAATTTTTTCATATTAAATCCTTTTTATTTAAATATCCATCTGATACTCAAGATCAGAACCGTGTTATTGAATTACAGAATGAAGTATAAACAAGAAGTGTGAAACTAGTGTGAAGAGAAAACCTTATAAAATATATAACTTTATAAGGTTTCCATCTTGTTTTCCCTTTTAAATTAGTATACGTATTTGACAGACTTTGCTATAAATCTTCTATCAGTATTCCTGTATTGGATATTATGAGATTATTTTTATATGACATAAATATTACATTTAATAAGTAGAATATAATCTATAATTAATATAAAAGGGAAACAATGAAAAAATTAACCATATTAGCGAGTGCTCTATTGCTTACAACTATCTTTAGTGGATGTGCAAGTTCATCATCACCAACTACTCCTCAAGAGGTTCGTGAATCAGTTGGTAGTGGTATGTTTAGCACTAAAAAAGACAGCTTTGTTGTAAATCGTCCATACTACAAGGTAGCGAGTTTACTTCAGAGGAATTCGAAGAAATGCCTAAATAAATCATTTAAACATACAAGTACAACACATAACGGATACTACATGCAAACAAGTACGGATCAAATGTACTATAAGACAAAGTTTAAAAGAGGCCGCACATTATCAACTTTAGAGGTAAAAGGCGATTCAGATAGTCTACAATCAGGCATGACCTCTGCTATTTACGGTGAGGCTTTCAAAGATGGTTATTTTATTGCAATTGTAGATTTACATAAAAAAGGTAATAAAACACAAGTTGATATTTATCGTGGTTCAATGTTAATGGGTGTTCAAGAGGATATTGTTAACGCTATAAAGAATTGGGCAAAAACTGGATCTAGATCATGCCCAAATATTGCACCATAAATATGATACGTAAATTATTATTTTATACCCTCACTGGTATATTGCTCCTGTTGAATGGTTGTTCTTCTTCACCAGGAGCTTATCAGCAGCAGGGTACAAAAAATCTTGTAGTAAATGTCAAGGCTGATAGCAGTACATATTTAGAAGTGTATGAACTCGATGATAGAAGATGCGCTCCGAAGATGAAAGGAGAAGTGAAACTCCATAATGGAATAAACAAGTTTGCACTTACGAATAATAAACACTATTATCTTCGTATTAATTTCAAGACATTGTCATTACTTTCTGGATCACAAAATATAACATTAGGCGGGTATATTACACCAAAGAGTAACTACATGTATTTAATGAATGCTAGTTATGAAAATGATATGTATGATGTTGAGATTAGTAAAAAAAATTTACGGGATCATAAAGTCACAAATATGACTTTAAAACCTTTAGAAACATGTAAAGAAAACGATTCTCCACCTTTTATTGAAGTAAATTGGTTTCCTGCATTAAATAAAAGTGTTGAAGTTCTATAAATCGTTTTACTTTTCATGTAAAAATGCTATTAAAAGATAATTAATATTGTCTTTTCCAAAACCTTATAAAATATATAAATTTATAAGGTTTTCTATCTTGTTTTTTTAGCCCTTAAAATTTGTAGCGTATTTCAATGAATTTTAGTATTTTTTATTGGAACTGACAATTCTCTTCTCCATACTTTTCAAGTCTCTCATCTATGAGTTTAGTGAGCATTTGACAAGGCCCGCAGGTAGGTGAGTAAAAGTCTATAAAGACCGGTTCATCATTGTTTTTTAGTATGTTTTCATAATTTTTATCTGTGAGTTTCATATGGTATTGTACCTATGCTTTCTTTGTTTAGAAACAAATAACTTATCCTAACCTTGGTTCCCAACGGTTAGGTAACAGTTCATTTAAAGTCATATATTTCTCTTCAGACAGATAGACTTTGGTACTGATGTTCTTCGTATCGACTTGAAATAACAATTCTCTGCATCGTCCACATGGCGGTCTGATGGAGTCTGAACTTACAGCAACAATCATTTCGATCTCTGTCTCTCTGTGCTTTAGCATT contains:
- a CDS encoding co-chaperone YbbN codes for the protein MKLTDKNYENILKNNDEPVFIDFYSPTCGPCQMLTKLIDERLEKYGEENCQFQ
- a CDS encoding cytidine deaminase: MNARKLIEEAHRILGEYTLSSDHYSAGSVAAALLTSQGNIYTGINIDIACGIGFCAEHSAIAEMLKHRETEIEMIVAVSSDSIRPPCGRCRELLFQVDTKNISTKVYLSEEKYMTLNELLPNRWEPRLG